The Streptomyces sp. NBC_01439 genome contains the following window.
AGGAACCCTGTCTCCCCGAGCCTTAACGGAGCCGTCGCCATGGGGCACTACAAGTCGAATCTCCGCGACATCGAGTTCAACCTCTTCGAGGTGCTCGGCCGCGACCAGCAGTACGGCACCGGTCCGTTCGAGGAGATGGACGCGGAGACCGCGAAGAACATCCTGTCCGAGATCGCCCGCCTCGCCGAGAACGAGCTGGCCGAGTCCTTCACGGACGCCGACCGCAACCCGCCGGTCTTCGACCCGGCCACCAACACCGCCCCGGTCCCGGCCTCGTTCAAGAAGAGCTACAAGGCCTTCATGGACTCCGAGTACTGGCGCCTCGGCATCCCGGAGGAGATCGGCGGCACCGTCTCCCCGCGCTCCCTCGTCTGGTCCTACGCGGAGCTCCTGCTCGGCTCGAACCCGGCCGTGTGGATGTACTCCTCCGGCCCGGCGTTCGCCGGCGTCCTCCACGAGGAGGGCAACGAGGCGCAGAAGAAGATCGCCCAGATAGCCGTCGAGAAGCGCTGGGGCTCCACCATGGTCCTCACCGAGCCGGACGCCGGCTCGGACGTGGGCGCCGGCCGCACCAAGGCGGTCCAGCAGGAGGACGGCTCCTGGCACATCGAGGGCGTGAAGCGCTTCATCACCTCCGGTGAGCACGACATGGAGGAGAACATCCTCCACTACGTCCTCGCGCGCCCCGAGGGCCACGGCCCGGGCACCAAGGGCCTGTCCCTCTTCCTCGTCCCGAAGTTCCACTTCGACTGGGAGACCGGCGAGCTGGGCGAGCGCAACGGCGTCTACGCCACGAACGTCGAGCACAAGATGGGCCTCAAGGCCTCCAACACGTGCGAGATGACCTTCGGCGACCAGCACCCCGCCAAGGGTTGGCTGATCGGTGACAAGCACGACGGCATCCGCCAGATGTTCATGATCATCGAGTTCGCCCGCATGATGGTCGGCACGAAGGCCATCGCCACCCTCTCCACCGGCTACCTGAACGCGCTGGAGTACGCCAAGGAGCGCGTGCAGGGTCCGGACCTGGCGAACTTCATGGACAAGACCGCGCCCAAGGTCACCATCACGCACCACCCCGACGTGCGCCGCTCGCTCATGACGCAGAAGGCCTACGCCGAGGGCATGCGCGCCCTGGTCCTCTACACGGCCTCCGTGCAGGACGAGATCCAGGTCAAGCAGGCCGCCGGCCAGGACGCCTCCGCCGAGATCGGCCTGAACGACCTGCTCCTGCCGATCGTGAAGGGCTACGGCTCCGAGAGGTCCTACGAGCAGCTCGCGCAGTCCCTGCAGACCTTCGGCGGCTCCGGGTACCTGCAGGAGTACCCGATCGAGCAGTACATCCGCGACGCCAAGATCGACACCCTCTACGAGGGCACCACGGCCATCCAGGGCCAGGACTTCTTCTTCCGGAAGATCGTCCGCGACCAGGGCGCCTCCCTGAACGTCCTCTCCGAGACGATCAAGAAGTTCCTGGCCGAGGCCGTCGGCGGCGAGGAGCTGGCCGGCGCCCGCGACGCGCTCGCCAAGGCCGCCGTCGACCTGGAGGCCATCGTCGGCCAGATGATCGTCGACCTCACCGCCACCGGCGAGGACGTCAAGAACATCTACAAGGTCGGCCAGAACACCACCCGCCTGCTGATGGCCTCGGGTGACGTGGTCGTCGGTTACCTGCTGCTCAAGGGCGCCGCCGTGGCCGCCGAGAAGCTGGCGACCGCCGCCCCGAAGGACGTCCCCTTCTACACCGGCAAGATCGCCGCCGCGAAGTTCTTCGCGTCCCAGGTCCTGCCGAACGTCTCGGTCGCCCGCGCGCTGGCCGAGGCCGTCGACAACTCCCTCATGGAGCTCGACGAGGCCGCCTTCTAAGAAGGCCGCGCCACCGCCGCGCACACCTACCAGCGGCCGGGCTCCCCGCACAGGGGCCCGGCCGCTGGCGCGTACCCGGCCCCAGGCCCCTGTCCTGCGGCTTTCCCCCGATGTCAGTCGTTCATGGGACGCTCGTACACATGAGTCCACAGGATCAGCACGGCAGCAGGGGGTACTCCGTCCCCACCGGGCGCCCGTACGCCCTCAAGGAGCTGCAGGCGAGCCTGGGCAGCCTCGGCGACCACCTGCGCGAGCTGTACGACGGCGCCCACCCCGCCGAGTACGACACCATCGCCGACGCGCTGTACGTGGCCTTCCAGACGGCCACCGGACTGGCTCCCGCCAAGAGCTACACCGGCTGCCCCGAGCACCCCAACGGCGCCCTGGACCCCGAGGCACCCGAAGGCTGGGGCCGCTGCCTCATCTGCAACGACCGCCGACGCCTCGGCCAGCGCCACCGCGGCGGCCCGCCCGCCGCCCCCGCCGGAGAGCAGCGGCGCCTCGGCTACCCCGTACCGGACCCCCCGTACACGCTTGAGCGGCTGCGCACCTATCTGCGCACCGTCGAGGACCAGCGGTTCCACCTGGGCCTGTCCTCGCCCGCGGACGACTTCGTCCGCATCGCCGACGACCTCCACCGCGCCTTCATCGTCGCCCGCGAACTTTCCCGGCCACGCAACGCCTCGGGATGCGCCGAACATCCCGGCGCGCCGATCGACCCCGACGCTCCAGCCGGTGAGGCCTGTATCTTCTGCGCCGGACGCAAGAGACGCGCGCAGCGCTCCCCGCAGACCCCGGAGATGCTCCCGCGCATCCGCCGGGGCGAGCGCAGGCAGTTGCAGCGCCGCTTCGAGCGTCCGCCGGGCTGAAAACCGACGGGACCGCAGACCACCCACCCTGCGGACCCCGACCTCCGGCCATCCCTCGCAGTCCGGCCACGGCGAACACGACCGTCATTAAGGTGAACGACATGAGCTCTCCCGCCCGCTTCGACCGCGGCCACACCGACGATCTGATGACCTTCCTGACGGCCAGTCCGTCGCCGTACCACGCCGTGGCCAACGCGGCGGAGCGGCTGGAGAAGGCGGGCTTCAGGCAGTTGTCGGAAACGGACGCCTGGGATGCGGGTACCGGGGGCAAGTTCGTGCTCCGCGGTGGTGCGCTCATCGCCTGGTTCGTCCCCGAAGGCGCGGCCGCACACACCCCGTTCCGGATCGTCGGCGCACACACCGACTCCCCGAACCTGCGGGTCAAGCCGCTGCCGGACACGGGCTCGCAGGGCTGGCGGCAGATCGCCGTCGAGAT
Protein-coding sequences here:
- a CDS encoding acyl-CoA dehydrogenase, whose product is MGHYKSNLRDIEFNLFEVLGRDQQYGTGPFEEMDAETAKNILSEIARLAENELAESFTDADRNPPVFDPATNTAPVPASFKKSYKAFMDSEYWRLGIPEEIGGTVSPRSLVWSYAELLLGSNPAVWMYSSGPAFAGVLHEEGNEAQKKIAQIAVEKRWGSTMVLTEPDAGSDVGAGRTKAVQQEDGSWHIEGVKRFITSGEHDMEENILHYVLARPEGHGPGTKGLSLFLVPKFHFDWETGELGERNGVYATNVEHKMGLKASNTCEMTFGDQHPAKGWLIGDKHDGIRQMFMIIEFARMMVGTKAIATLSTGYLNALEYAKERVQGPDLANFMDKTAPKVTITHHPDVRRSLMTQKAYAEGMRALVLYTASVQDEIQVKQAAGQDASAEIGLNDLLLPIVKGYGSERSYEQLAQSLQTFGGSGYLQEYPIEQYIRDAKIDTLYEGTTAIQGQDFFFRKIVRDQGASLNVLSETIKKFLAEAVGGEELAGARDALAKAAVDLEAIVGQMIVDLTATGEDVKNIYKVGQNTTRLLMASGDVVVGYLLLKGAAVAAEKLATAAPKDVPFYTGKIAAAKFFASQVLPNVSVARALAEAVDNSLMELDEAAF